In Pseudosulfitobacter pseudonitzschiae, the sequence TTATGGCGGGCAAAGCCAATGCAACGCATGGGATCAGCTTTGATGAGTTCGTGCTGGCCTACATGAAAGGCAAGAAACCGGGGTTTGCCGATGTGGGCAGCCAGTTCAAGTTTCTCGAAGCACAACCCAATGGCGTCGGTGTGACCCACCTGTTCCGCTATGAGGACCAGCCGCGTTTGCAGGCATTTCTATGCGAACGTCTGGATGTGACTCTGGATCTGGCCCGCGAGAATGTATCGCCCGAAATGCCGCTGAACCTGTCGCCGGACATTGCAAAACGATTCCGGCGCAAGTTCTCGGAAGAGTTCGATCTGTACGACAGCATCGGCTGAGCCGCGTCAGTGTAACTGTTTGTGCACCGTTTCGGTAAGCTCGTTCAGCGAAAATGGCTTGGGCAGAAAGACGGAATTGGGAATCGACGCTTGATCGTTGCTCAGCTTGTCCTCGGCATAACCCGACACGAACACTACGCGCACTTCGGGTCGTGATTTCAGCGCTTCGCGCACCCAGCTTGGGCCATCTTTGCCTGGCATTACCACATCGGTTACGAACAAATCGACATTAAGCTCGGTATCCTCCAGCGTTTTCAATGCGGATTCGGCACAATCCGCTTCCAGCACGGTATAGCCGCGCAACCGCAACGCGCGGCTGGCAAAGGCGCGCACCGGGGCTTCGTCTTCGACCAGCAGGATCACACCGTCCCCGTGGCTGGGCGACGGCATCTTGGCAATTGCCGCCGGTACCTTTGCCGACATGGGGGCGCCGTGCAGGACCGGAAATAACAGCGAGAAACAGGTGCCCTGCCCTTCCGCACTGTCGACAAAGATAAAACCGCCCGTCTGTTTGACGATACCGTAAGCCGTGGACAACCCCAGCCCCGTGCCCTCACCGGTGCGTTTGGTTGTAAAGAAAGGCTCGAACACCTTTTGCAGCTTGTCCGGGGCAATCCCCGTGCCCTGATCGACCACGCGCACGGTGACATATTGCCCCTCAGGCACGGTCACGCGGTCGCGTTTCATCGGCTCGCTCAACGTCGTGCATTCGGTTTCAATACGGATCTCGCCGCCGTTCGGCATGGCATCGCGAGCGTTGACAACAAGGTTCATCAAAACCTGCTCCAACTGGCGTTTGTCGGCACGGATCGCTTGCAGCATCGGATCGTGGCTGAGCGTCAGCGTGACTTTTTCACCGACCAGCCGGTTCAGCAGATGCGTAAGGTCCGACAGCGTGTCGCGCATATCCAGCATCTCGGGGCGCAAGGTCTGTTTGCGCGAGAACGCCAGCAACTGCCCCACCAATGCCGCCGCGCGGTTGGCGTTCTGGTTGATCTGCACCAGATCGCTATAATCTGCATCGCCTTGATCGTGGCGCAAAAGCAGCAGGTCGCAATGCCCGGAGATCGCGGTCAGCAGATTGTTAAAGTCATGCGCGACACCACCCGCGAGTTGGCCAATGGCCTGCATTTTCTGGCTTTGCACAAATTGCGCTTCCAATGTTTTCAGCTCGGTTGCGTCGGTCAGAACCGCAATCACGCTTGCCTCGCCGTTTTCGGTGACGCGGTTCAGGCTGACCTGAACGAACATCTCTTTGTCGGACCGTTTCAGGCGCAGGAATTCCGATTGTTGTACGGCGCGCCCTGCCACGGTTTCCGCCAGCCAGTCGGTGATCGGGCGGCCCAGCCCTTCCATCAGGGTGGCCAGATGCACATTTCTTGCCATTCCGTCGCCCACCAATGCGGCGGCTGACCGGTTATGTGCCTTCACATGGCCATCCGGCGTGATCAGAACCAGCGGCACAGGCAGGGTCTCGAAGGCATTCCAACTGTCCGCAGGTGCCGACTGTGATGCCGGCTGCGCCACGGGCAATATATACAGCGCACGCCGCCCTGCACCTCCGTCCACTTCGGTGACCGAACAGTGCATCGTGCCGTCCTGCGTGGACAGTTCTGACACCTGACCCAAGGCAGGCACACCGTTTGGAAACACCCTATCGAGCGTTTTGGCACGGTGGCCGATCAGGGCGCGTGCTCCGTCATTCATGAACAAGATGGCACCGGTGCGCCCGATCATGATCATCGGCAGGCCCGGCCCTTCCTGACCTTTGACCACCGTGCGGTCTGCAACGGTTTCCATGCGCCACAAATATGCATCGGTCCCCATCAGATGCACGGCCAGACGGATATGGTTCTTGCGGGTCGCAATATCCTCGCGGGCGGAGCCATCCACGTCAGCGGCGGTTTTCAGGCGGTAAATAATGCCGCCCGGATTGGCGAATGTATCGCGCAGCAGTCCCGCCAGCGTATGCCCCGGTGCTGCATTGAACCGCCCGCGTGCCGCCGCGTTCATCGACGCGATCTGGCCGTCGCCGTCAGTCACCAGACTGGGTGCAGCATCTTTTTCGATAAAGTCGGACATAATGGCAAAGACCATCGCGCGTCGCTTTTTTTGGCGTCGGCTGATCACATACATCAGTGCCGAAAGCGCGCACACCGTGAACGCTGAGGTTACAAGCCCCAGTTGCACCAATCCTTCGGGCGCCAGCGCCGCCATCACACCCAGCAGCACCGCCGCCATAATCAGGGCCCGCAAACGTGCCGCGCCAATTCCGGAAATGCGGCCCACCGGTCCTGTGGTCAGTGCAGTACCTTGCAAAACATCACCCTTTGCTCGAATCGTCCTCTTACTTGTCGCGCGAAAACAATTAACCACAGATTAACCGCGTTGCAGGCTTGGATAAAAAAACAGGTGCCAGACCGCTAAAATCCTGTAGTACGCTAAAGAGCGTCTTACCCTCGGGTCAAGTGTGCGGTGAAAAAGCCGTCGCCTGCCTCGCTGATCGGCCAGCGTTTTTCCAAGATGCAGCTCCAACCCTGATGGCGCGACAGGAACGCGGCAATCCGGTCCTCGTTCTCGCAGGTCAGCACCGAACACGTGACGTAAACCAGCGTGCCGTTTGCAGACAGATGCGCCATCGCCGTGTCCAGAATCTCGTCCTGAACGCTGTTCAATTCGTCCAGACGGTCTTGGGTCAGCGCCCATTTTCCCTCGGGTGAACGCCGCCACGCACCACTGCCGGAACAGGGCGCGTCGCACAGGACCACGTCAAATTTCTCTTTCGCTGGCAACTGGTCGGGGGCCACCACGCGGATCTGCACCGCGGCGCGTTCGGCGCGGTCGGGAATGTCCGCCATGCGACCCGGCGCAATGTCATGCGCCCAGACGGTAAATCCGCGCGCAGCCAGCGCCAGCGCCTTGCCGCCACCACCCGCACAGTAATCCAGCGCACGGACGCCATCAGGGATCGCATCAACAACGGCCTGACTGGCCGCGTCCTGCATCTCGATCCAGCCCTCGGTATAGGCCTGCGACTGGCGCACGCGGCGCGGATTGCTAAGCACGGTCAGCGCCGTCGGGCTGAGGGCATTCGGTTCGGTCAGAACCTGTTCGCGTTCCAGCGCGGATTGCACGTCGGCCACCGAACATTGGCGGGTGTTGACGCGCAAGGTGATCGGCGCACGGTCTTGTGCCAGCAGTGCTGCGGCTTCGGCGTCATCCCCCAGCGCAGCTTGCCATTGCGGCAACAGCCATTCGGGCAAGTTCCATCGGTCGCCTGTCTCGGTCGGGACGGCCCCTGCCTGCTGTTCTTCTTCCGCCAGCGGTGCGGGCGCGTGCCCTGCACTGTCAAAATGCGCGTCGATGTCCGCGCCTTCAGCGCGCAACCGGCCGATCATCCGCGCCCGACCATCCGCACCGCCGCCCAGCACCGCGTCGCTGCGCCATGTACGCAGCGCGGCAAAGACCAGATCACGCACGGCGGCGCGGTCTTTGGAGCCAGCAAAGCGGCTGTTGCGCGCCCAGCGGGTCAGCGCCTGTTCGGCGGCCTGTCCGGCCAGAATATCGTCTAGAATCTCGATCGACGCGGCAACCCGCGCACCGGGGGTCACGGGTGGCACCGCAGGTGAGAAGAGGTGATCAAGGTCATGATAAATATATCCTATCGGGTAAATCAGGTGCGGTGCATAGGAGGCAAACAAGACGCACCGGCCCGAATTATCTTCGGACCGGTGCATATCGGACGGCTTAGCCGACGCGGTAGTTCGGGCTTTCGCGGGTAATCTGCACATCGTGCACATGGCTTTCCGACAGGCCCGCGTTGGTAATTTTGACGAACTGGCAGTTCTTGCGCATCTCGGCCACGGTGGCGCAGCCGGTATAGCCCATCGCCGCGCGCAAACCGCCCACCAGCTGGTGGATCACGGCATTTGCGCTGCCCTTATAGGGCACTTGACCTTCGATGCCTTCGGGCACCAGTTTGTCACTGGCCGCATCTTTCTGAAAATAACGGTCAGCCGAACCGCGCGCCATCGCCCCCAAAGAGCCCATGCCACGATAGCCTTTGAAGCTGCGGCCCTGATACAGGATCACTTCGCCTGGGGATTCGTCGGTGCCCGCGACCATGCTGCCGACCATCGCGCAGGATGCCCCCGCCGCAATCGCCTTGGCAAAATCGCCCGAGAACTTGATGCCGCCATCGGCAATGATCGGCACGTCGCCCGCAGCCGCCGCACAGTCCATGATGGCGGTCAGTTGCGGCACGCCGACACCTGCGACCATGCGCGTGGTGCAGATCGAACCGGGGCCGATGCCCACCTTGACCGCGTCCGCGCCTGCGTCGATCAGCGCACGCACGGCAGCCCCGGTTGCCACGTTGCCCGCGACCACCTGAAAATCGCCCGACAGCGCCTTGGCGCGACGGACCGCCTCGGCCACACCTTCGGAGTGTCCGTGTGCGGTGTCGATAACGATCATGTCCGCACCGGCATCAACCAACGCCTGCGAGCGTTCAAAGCCCGCATCGCCCACCGTCGTCGCCGCGGCCACCCGTAAACGGCCAAGCTCGTCCTTGCACGCAGTCGGGTTCAGCACGGCCTGTTCGGTGTCTTTTAGGGTCAGCAGGCCGGTCAGCTTACCCTTTCCATCCGTCACCAGCAGCTTTTCGATGCGACGTGCCTTCATCAGGCTGATGGCTTCGTCGCGGTCTGCGGGTTCTTGCAGGATCGCCAGATTGTCCGAAGTCATCATGACGCTCACCGGCGTTGCATCGTCGCTGGCAAAGCGCATGTCGCGGTTGGTTACAATGCCCACAACGCGGCCTGTTTCGTCCACCACCGGAAAACCCGAGACGCGATAGCGTTCTTGCAGCACCTTCGCATCGGCCAGTGTCTGATTGGCCCGCAGGGTGATCGGGTTGTAGACGATACCGCTTTCAAAGCGTTTCACCCGCCGCACTTCCTTGGACTGGGCGTCGATATCAAGGTTCCGATGCACAACGCCAATCCCGCCTGCCTGAGCCATAGCAATGGCCATCCGGCTTTCGGTTACGGTGTCCATCGCCGAGCTGAGCAGCGGGATATTCATTGCAATAGACTGGGTCACCCAAGTGCGCGTATCAGCGGTGCTGGGCAGCACGCTGGACGCGGCCGGAACCAGCAAAACATCATCAAAGGTAAGGGCCTCGCGAATCTCCATGTCACACCTCGCATCGGAGTTACGGTTGGCAATTTCCTATTTCACGGGATGGTCGGGAAGAAAAGGGCAAATGGCCGATTGCATGGCAGCTTTGCCTGCGCAATCCTCGGACCACCACCTTTGAAAAGGAACCGCCCGGATGCCCAATGCCTATGACAGCGGACGACTGAACCTGCCCTTTGTCGGCATCTCGACCTTTGCCAAGCGCCCCCACCAGCCGGACTGGTACGCGCTGGAGGCCGACGTGGCCATTCTGGGCGCACCCTTTGATGCGGGCACCCAATGGCGGGCCGGTGCGCGGTTCGGGCCGCGCGGGGTGCGCGAGGCGTCTACGCTTTTCAGTTTCGGACACGCGGGCGCCTATGACCACGAGGACGACGTCACCTATCTGCCCGCATCGGTGCGGATCGTGGACATGGGCGATGCCGATATCATCCACACCGACACCGAAAGCAGCCACGCCAACATCGAAGCAGGCGTGCGTGCGGCGCTGGCGGCAGGTGCCCTGCCTGTGGTGATCGGCGGCGATCATTCGGTCAACATTCCGTGCATCCGCGCCTTTGACGGTCAGGGCGACATTCACGTTCTGCAAATCGACGCGCATCTGGATTTTGTCGATGAACGCCACGGTGTGCGCCACGGCCACGGCAACCCGATGCGCCGTGCCGCCGAACAGCCATTTGTCACCGGATTGACGCAGGTCGGCATTCGCAACGTGTCTTCCACAGCACGCGAAGGTTATGCAGATGCGTGCCAGATGGGCTCCGACATTATTTCGGTCCGGCAGGCGCGCAAGATGGGCACGCAGGCCTTGCTAGCACGGATACCCGCAGGGGCGCGGCTGTATATCACCATCGACATCGACGCCTTTTGCCCGTCGATCGCTCCGGGCACCGGCACGCCCAGCCACGGTGGATTTCTGTATTACGAAGTGTTGGAATTGCTACAGGGTGTTGCACAAGCGCACGAGGTGGTGGGAATTGATCTGGTTGAAGTGGCGCCCGACTATGACCCCACAGGATCAACCACCGTGCTTGCCGCGCAGGTGCTGTTGAACCTGCTGGGGTTCATTTTCCACGCAAGGGGCAATTAGAACCCGACCGCACTGCCCCTGCAAATGACGTCATCAGTGTCGTTTGTGCCGCTCTTTGCCTTTCGCTTTGCCGCCAGTGCCCTATGTTCGCGACAACACTCAGGCAAGGCACGTTCATGAGCACCGATACCTCCCAAGATCCTCTCGTTGTTTTTACCCCCTCGGGCAAGCGCGGACGCTTTGCCAAAGGCACCCCGATCCTGACCGCTGCACGACAGCTGGGCGTTGATCTGGACAGCGTCTGTGGCGGGCGCGGCATTTGCAGCAAATGTCAGGTAACCCCCAGCTATGGCCAGTTCTCCAAACACGGCGTCACCGTCCAAGAAGACGCACTAAGCGCATGGAACAGCGTCGAAGAACGCTATAAATCCAAACGCGGCATGATTGACGGCCGCCGTTTGGGGTGTCAGGCCACGGTGCAAGGCGACGTGGTCGTTGATGTGCCACCCGAAAGTCAGGTCCACAAGCAGGTGGTCCGCAAACGCGCCGAGGCGCGCGATATCGTCATGAACCCCTCGACAAAATTGTTCTACGTCGAGGTTCAGCAACCCGACATGCACGATCCCTCGGGCGATCTGGAACGGCTGCGCGACGCGTTGCGCGACCAATGGCAACTGGACAACGTCCACGCCGACCTGCACATCCTGCAAACCATGCAACCGGTGCTGCGCAAAGGCGACTGGAAAGTCACAGTCGCGGTCCATCTTGGCGATCGTGAAAACGCACCGCGCATCATGCACATCTGGCCGGGATATTACGAAGGTTCGGTTTACGGGCTTGCCGTCGATCTGGGGTCGACCACCATCGCGGCGCACCTGTGCGATCTGCACTCGGGTGTAGTGGTGGCCTCGTCCGGTATCATGAACCCGCAAATCCGCTTTGGCGAAGACCTGATGAGCCGCGTCAGCTATTCGATGATGAACGCGGGCGGCGCGCAGGAAATGACCGTCGCCGTGCGCGAGGGGATGAATGCACTGTTCACCCAGATCAGCACCGAAGCCGCCATCGACAAGGCACTGATCGTGGACGCTGTCTTTGTGTGTAATCCGGTGATGCACCACCTGTTTCTGGGCATTGACCCGTTCGAACTGGGTCAGGCTCCCTTTGCGCTTGCCACATCGAACAGCCTGCGCCTGCGGGCCGACGATCTGGATCTGAACATCCATCCTTCGGCGCGGGTCTATCTGTTGCCCTGCATTGCGGGTCATGTGGGTGCGGATGCCGCCGCCGTCGCACTGTCCGAAGCACCCGACAAATCCGAAGACCT encodes:
- a CDS encoding ASKHA domain-containing protein: MSTDTSQDPLVVFTPSGKRGRFAKGTPILTAARQLGVDLDSVCGGRGICSKCQVTPSYGQFSKHGVTVQEDALSAWNSVEERYKSKRGMIDGRRLGCQATVQGDVVVDVPPESQVHKQVVRKRAEARDIVMNPSTKLFYVEVQQPDMHDPSGDLERLRDALRDQWQLDNVHADLHILQTMQPVLRKGDWKVTVAVHLGDRENAPRIMHIWPGYYEGSVYGLAVDLGSTTIAAHLCDLHSGVVVASSGIMNPQIRFGEDLMSRVSYSMMNAGGAQEMTVAVREGMNALFTQISTEAAIDKALIVDAVFVCNPVMHHLFLGIDPFELGQAPFALATSNSLRLRADDLDLNIHPSARVYLLPCIAGHVGADAAAVALSEAPDKSEDLVLVVDVGTNAEILLGNREKVLACSSPTGPAFEGAQISSGQRAAPGAIERVEIDPITKEPRFRVIGSDVWSDEDGFDEAIAGSGVTGICGSGIIELVAEMRMAGIVDAPGLIGTPEQTGTERCFLDGRTYSYLVYDATARGGPRITVTNRDIREIQMAKAALYSGARLLMDKFGVDKVDRIVLAGAFGAHISPKHAMVLGMIPDAPLDKVTSAGNAAGTGARIALLNRDARMEIEETVRAIHKVETAIEPRFQEHFVNASAIPNSVEPFPILNSIVTLPTATFNTGGGDKSDGGRRRRRRE
- the speB gene encoding agmatinase — its product is MPNAYDSGRLNLPFVGISTFAKRPHQPDWYALEADVAILGAPFDAGTQWRAGARFGPRGVREASTLFSFGHAGAYDHEDDVTYLPASVRIVDMGDADIIHTDTESSHANIEAGVRAALAAGALPVVIGGDHSVNIPCIRAFDGQGDIHVLQIDAHLDFVDERHGVRHGHGNPMRRAAEQPFVTGLTQVGIRNVSSTAREGYADACQMGSDIISVRQARKMGTQALLARIPAGARLYITIDIDAFCPSIAPGTGTPSHGGFLYYEVLELLQGVAQAHEVVGIDLVEVAPDYDPTGSTTVLAAQVLLNLLGFIFHARGN
- the guaB gene encoding IMP dehydrogenase — its product is MEIREALTFDDVLLVPAASSVLPSTADTRTWVTQSIAMNIPLLSSAMDTVTESRMAIAMAQAGGIGVVHRNLDIDAQSKEVRRVKRFESGIVYNPITLRANQTLADAKVLQERYRVSGFPVVDETGRVVGIVTNRDMRFASDDATPVSVMMTSDNLAILQEPADRDEAISLMKARRIEKLLVTDGKGKLTGLLTLKDTEQAVLNPTACKDELGRLRVAAATTVGDAGFERSQALVDAGADMIVIDTAHGHSEGVAEAVRRAKALSGDFQVVAGNVATGAAVRALIDAGADAVKVGIGPGSICTTRMVAGVGVPQLTAIMDCAAAAGDVPIIADGGIKFSGDFAKAIAAGASCAMVGSMVAGTDESPGEVILYQGRSFKGYRGMGSLGAMARGSADRYFQKDAASDKLVPEGIEGQVPYKGSANAVIHQLVGGLRAAMGYTGCATVAEMRKNCQFVKITNAGLSESHVHDVQITRESPNYRVG
- a CDS encoding ATP-binding protein, whose amino-acid sequence is MQGTALTTGPVGRISGIGAARLRALIMAAVLLGVMAALAPEGLVQLGLVTSAFTVCALSALMYVISRRQKKRRAMVFAIMSDFIEKDAAPSLVTDGDGQIASMNAAARGRFNAAPGHTLAGLLRDTFANPGGIIYRLKTAADVDGSAREDIATRKNHIRLAVHLMGTDAYLWRMETVADRTVVKGQEGPGLPMIMIGRTGAILFMNDGARALIGHRAKTLDRVFPNGVPALGQVSELSTQDGTMHCSVTEVDGGAGRRALYILPVAQPASQSAPADSWNAFETLPVPLVLITPDGHVKAHNRSAAALVGDGMARNVHLATLMEGLGRPITDWLAETVAGRAVQQSEFLRLKRSDKEMFVQVSLNRVTENGEASVIAVLTDATELKTLEAQFVQSQKMQAIGQLAGGVAHDFNNLLTAISGHCDLLLLRHDQGDADYSDLVQINQNANRAAALVGQLLAFSRKQTLRPEMLDMRDTLSDLTHLLNRLVGEKVTLTLSHDPMLQAIRADKRQLEQVLMNLVVNARDAMPNGGEIRIETECTTLSEPMKRDRVTVPEGQYVTVRVVDQGTGIAPDKLQKVFEPFFTTKRTGEGTGLGLSTAYGIVKQTGGFIFVDSAEGQGTCFSLLFPVLHGAPMSAKVPAAIAKMPSPSHGDGVILLVEDEAPVRAFASRALRLRGYTVLEADCAESALKTLEDTELNVDLFVTDVVMPGKDGPSWVREALKSRPEVRVVFVSGYAEDKLSNDQASIPNSVFLPKPFSLNELTETVHKQLH
- a CDS encoding gamma-glutamyl kinase, producing the protein MLVFFKERLVFLSVPKTGTTAYESALRPRADMVISEPPMLKHAPVYRYNRFVRPMFLKVCDTELEVVAVMREPVSWLGSWWRYRQRPFMAGKANATHGISFDEFVLAYMKGKKPGFADVGSQFKFLEAQPNGVGVTHLFRYEDQPRLQAFLCERLDVTLDLARENVSPEMPLNLSPDIAKRFRRKFSEEFDLYDSIG
- a CDS encoding RsmB/NOP family class I SAM-dependent RNA methyltransferase encodes the protein MFASYAPHLIYPIGYIYHDLDHLFSPAVPPVTPGARVAASIEILDDILAGQAAEQALTRWARNSRFAGSKDRAAVRDLVFAALRTWRSDAVLGGGADGRARMIGRLRAEGADIDAHFDSAGHAPAPLAEEEQQAGAVPTETGDRWNLPEWLLPQWQAALGDDAEAAALLAQDRAPITLRVNTRQCSVADVQSALEREQVLTEPNALSPTALTVLSNPRRVRQSQAYTEGWIEMQDAASQAVVDAIPDGVRALDYCAGGGGKALALAARGFTVWAHDIAPGRMADIPDRAERAAVQIRVVAPDQLPAKEKFDVVLCDAPCSGSGAWRRSPEGKWALTQDRLDELNSVQDEILDTAMAHLSANGTLVYVTCSVLTCENEDRIAAFLSRHQGWSCILEKRWPISEAGDGFFTAHLTRG